The following proteins come from a genomic window of Caldisericia bacterium:
- a CDS encoding RuBisCO large subunit C-terminal-like domain-containing protein — MNLDPLSLPIALPEGVDYDDYLVATYLAIFPKEIPVRKLAPALAIEQSTGTWVPVPGETPEVKRKHIAKVIGVYEIPDYEFEIPKEVTMRNYIIQIAFPEINIGEQIPMLLTTIVGNISMGGRIKLLDIRFPEKFVKGFKGPKFGIEGIRKLLNIPKRPLLNNMIKPCTGYTVDVGAELFRLAALGGCDIVKDDELIADASFNRIEERVKRYMQIEKEVYEIKGEHTLYTVNITDSVPKIFENAKRAIDAGANALMINYLAVGFAVFQAIAEDPEIQVPILAHMDVAGALYMSPDFGITSHLVLGKLIRLAGADIVVIPAPYGKAQVLPEKFINNANNLRLPFYHIKPTFPMASGGITPSMVPKVIEDLGLDIVIGSGGGIHAHPEGPIAGGKAFRQAIEATMRGIPLKEAAKEYRELAIALEKWEDPFGKGLGI, encoded by the coding sequence ATGAATTTAGATCCATTATCATTGCCAATTGCCTTACCTGAGGGTGTAGATTATGATGATTATCTTGTGGCAACATATCTTGCAATTTTTCCAAAAGAGATACCAGTGAGAAAACTTGCACCTGCTCTTGCAATTGAGCAAAGTACAGGAACATGGGTTCCTGTTCCAGGCGAGACCCCAGAAGTTAAAAGAAAACATATTGCAAAAGTTATTGGAGTTTATGAAATTCCAGATTATGAATTTGAAATTCCAAAAGAAGTAACAATGAGAAATTACATAATTCAAATTGCTTTCCCTGAAATAAACATTGGAGAGCAAATTCCAATGCTTCTTACCACTATTGTTGGTAACATATCTATGGGTGGGAGAATTAAACTTCTTGATATCCGATTTCCAGAAAAATTTGTTAAAGGATTTAAAGGTCCAAAATTTGGAATTGAAGGTATAAGAAAATTACTCAATATTCCAAAAAGGCCCCTTTTAAATAATATGATAAAACCATGCACAGGATATACAGTTGATGTTGGTGCTGAACTATTTAGATTAGCAGCATTAGGAGGATGTGATATTGTAAAAGACGATGAACTAATTGCAGATGCAAGTTTTAATAGAATTGAAGAGAGAGTAAAAAGATATATGCAGATTGAAAAAGAAGTTTATGAAATTAAAGGGGAGCATACATTATATACTGTTAATATTACTGATTCAGTACCAAAAATTTTTGAAAATGCAAAAAGAGCAATAGATGCAGGTGCGAATGCTTTAATGATAAACTATCTTGCAGTTGGTTTTGCAGTTTTTCAAGCAATAGCAGAAGATCCAGAAATTCAGGTTCCAATTCTTGCTCATATGGATGTTGCTGGTGCTCTATATATGTCTCCTGATTTTGGAATAACATCTCATCTTGTTTTAGGCAAATTAATAAGACTTGCTGGAGCAGATATTGTTGTTATTCCTGCACCTTATGGAAAAGCACAAGTTTTACCTGAAAAATTTATAAACAATGCAAACAATTTGAGACTTCCATTTTATCACATAAAGCCCACATTTCCTATGGCTTCTGGTGGAATAACACCATCAATGGTTCCAAAAGTTATCGAAGATTTAGGTCTTGATATTGTTATTGGTTCAGGTGGTGGAATTCATGCTCATCCTGAAGGACCAATAGCAGGAGGAAAAGCATTTAGGCAAGCAATTGAAGCAACAATGAGGGGAATTCCTTTAAAAGAAGCAGCAAAAGAGTATAGAGAACTCGCAATTGCTCTTGAAAAATGGGAAGATCCATTTGGAAAGGGTCTTGGTATATAA
- a CDS encoding ABC transporter substrate-binding protein gives MRSFKLLTTFILITLLVFSVLLSSGCKKKVEVVTLTFAKAGDVVKLDPADVTDGESITVMNNIFEGLIRYKPGTTEIEPWLAEKWDVSPDGLTFTFYLRKGVKFHDGTDFNADAVVFSLERQRDPNHPFHKYGEWEYWSWCFNEIEKVEKVDDYTVRIKLSEPFAPFLTTMAMFTVYIVSPANHEKWGAEASSHPVGTGPFKFVEWVKDDHITLEKFENYWGPKPKIDKLIFKVIPDPSVRLLELQKGTIDGMEFPNPDDLEKIKSDKNLTLLSQPGLNIGYLAFNLGEDTPGYDPKLSDVRVRKAIYHAINRKDIVEHLYKGTAVVAKNPLPPTLWGYNDEIEDYEYNPDKAKELLKEAGYPNGFETNLWAMPVARPYMFDPQKIAEAIQSDLAKVGIKAKIVTYDWGTYLDKTEGGEHAMCLLGWTMDYPDPDNILYVLLDPDAATVGSAGNVAFYRNPKVHELNMLARKTYDIKEREKYYKEIQRIIHEDIPWVPLAHSQQMVVFRSNVKGFLLYPTGDYHFDTVYIEK, from the coding sequence ATGAGGAGTTTTAAACTTTTAACAACTTTTATTTTAATTACCTTATTAGTATTCAGTGTTTTATTAAGTAGTGGGTGTAAGAAAAAAGTTGAAGTTGTAACTCTTACATTCGCAAAAGCAGGCGATGTTGTAAAACTTGATCCGGCAGATGTTACAGATGGCGAATCAATAACAGTTATGAACAATATTTTTGAGGGTCTTATAAGATATAAACCAGGAACAACAGAAATTGAACCATGGCTTGCAGAGAAATGGGATGTGAGTCCTGATGGACTTACTTTTACATTTTATTTGAGAAAAGGCGTTAAATTTCATGATGGAACAGATTTTAATGCAGATGCTGTGGTATTTTCTTTAGAAAGACAACGTGATCCAAATCATCCATTCCATAAATATGGTGAATGGGAATATTGGAGTTGGTGTTTCAATGAAATTGAGAAAGTTGAAAAAGTTGATGATTACACAGTAAGAATAAAATTAAGCGAACCATTTGCACCATTTTTAACAACAATGGCAATGTTTACAGTTTATATTGTAAGTCCAGCAAATCATGAAAAATGGGGTGCTGAAGCAAGTTCACATCCAGTTGGAACTGGACCATTTAAATTTGTTGAATGGGTAAAAGATGATCATATAACTCTTGAAAAGTTTGAAAATTATTGGGGACCAAAACCAAAAATTGATAAATTAATATTTAAAGTTATTCCAGATCCATCAGTAAGACTACTTGAACTTCAAAAGGGAACGATTGATGGAATGGAGTTTCCAAATCCAGATGATCTTGAAAAGATTAAAAGCGATAAAAATTTAACACTTTTATCTCAACCAGGATTAAATATAGGATATCTTGCATTTAATTTAGGAGAAGATACACCTGGATATGATCCAAAATTAAGTGATGTAAGAGTAAGAAAAGCAATATACCATGCTATAAATAGAAAAGATATTGTTGAACATCTTTATAAAGGTACAGCAGTTGTTGCTAAAAATCCACTTCCACCAACTCTTTGGGGATATAATGATGAAATTGAAGATTATGAATATAATCCTGATAAGGCAAAAGAACTTTTAAAAGAAGCAGGATATCCAAACGGATTTGAAACTAATCTTTGGGCAATGCCAGTTGCAAGACCATATATGTTTGATCCACAAAAAATTGCAGAAGCAATTCAATCTGATCTGGCAAAAGTTGGAATTAAAGCAAAAATTGTTACTTATGATTGGGGAACATATCTGGATAAAACAGAAGGTGGAGAACATGCGATGTGTCTTCTTGGTTGGACAATGGATTATCCAGATCCAGATAATATTCTTTATGTTCTTCTTGATCCAGATGCTGCAACTGTAGGAAGTGCAGGTAATGTTGCATTTTATAGAAATCCAAAAGTACATGAACTTAATATGCTTGCAAGAAAAACTTATGATATTAAAGAAAGAGAAAAATATTATAAAGAAATTCAAAGAATAATTCATGAAGATATACCTTGGGTTCCTCTTGCACATTCACAACAGATGGTTGTCTTTAGAAGCAATGTAAAAGGTTTCCTTCTTTATCCAACAGGTGATTATCACTTTGATACAGTTTATATTGAAAAGTAA
- a CDS encoding ABC transporter permease, translated as MRKYILRRAFELLIVLFIVSIITFLLIRLVPGDPAQILAGEHVTEKILEEIREKYGLNKPIITQYFIWISQILRGDFGRSIRTGESVIKELFYRFANTFELSLFAILIATLVGVFAGIISATKRGSFIDYLTMTAALFGVSMPVFWLGIMLMLIFGIWLNILPVSGRVDIGINLTRITNFMILDSILTLNFHALLSILKHLILPSIALATIPMAFIARITRSSMLDVLNKDYIRTAKAKGVNERVVIYRHALRNALIPVITSIGTEFALLLGGAILTETVFAWPGLGRYIVGAVSSRDYPVVQGSIIFVAFIVVIVNLIVDILYAFIDPRIRY; from the coding sequence ATGAGAAAGTACATTTTAAGAAGAGCATTTGAATTATTAATAGTTCTATTTATTGTTTCAATAATTACGTTTCTTTTAATTAGACTTGTCCCAGGTGATCCTGCTCAAATTCTTGCTGGTGAACATGTAACTGAAAAAATTTTAGAAGAGATAAGAGAGAAATATGGGTTAAATAAGCCAATTATTACACAATACTTTATATGGATAAGCCAAATTTTAAGAGGAGATTTTGGTAGATCAATTAGAACTGGTGAAAGTGTTATAAAAGAACTTTTTTATAGATTTGCTAATACATTTGAACTTTCTCTATTCGCTATTTTAATTGCAACTCTTGTTGGAGTTTTTGCTGGAATTATTTCAGCAACAAAAAGAGGATCATTTATTGATTATTTAACAATGACAGCAGCACTTTTTGGTGTTTCAATGCCAGTTTTCTGGCTTGGTATAATGCTTATGCTTATTTTTGGAATATGGTTAAACATTTTACCAGTATCAGGAAGAGTTGATATAGGAATAAATTTAACAAGAATAACAAATTTTATGATATTAGATTCTATTTTAACTTTAAATTTTCATGCACTTCTATCAATTTTAAAACATTTAATTCTTCCAAGCATTGCCCTTGCAACAATTCCAATGGCTTTTATTGCAAGAATAACAAGGTCAAGCATGCTTGATGTATTAAATAAAGATTATATTAGAACTGCTAAAGCAAAAGGAGTTAATGAAAGAGTTGTAATTTATAGACATGCCTTAAGAAATGCTTTAATTCCAGTTATTACAAGTATTGGAACTGAATTTGCCCTTCTTCTTGGAGGAGCAATTTTAACAGAAACTGTTTTTGCTTGGCCTGGTCTTGGAAGATATATTGTTGGTGCAGTCTCTTCAAGAGATTATCCAGTTGTTCAAGGTTCAATTATTTTTGTTGCTTTTATTGTTGTTATTGTTAATTTAATAGTTGATATTTTATATGCATTTATTGATCCAAGGATAAGGTATTAA
- a CDS encoding ABC transporter permease, whose protein sequence is MERKSEYYFIWKYLRKNKTAMIGLFIIILLVLVALFANFISPFDPYTQSLKDRFKPGFWKGNTINFLGTDDFGRDLLSRVIFGSRISLTVGFIAVVIGVLIGSFFGVISGYFGGIIDSIIMRGVDVMFSLPSILLAIVIMAILGTGLDKAMIAIGITYAPQIARIVRSQTIVVKNMEFVEAAISIGEPHLMIIFRHIVRNVLSPIIVYGTLSIGSAILDAAALGFLGLGAQPPTPEWGAILSRSYQYIVAGAWWVATFPGLMILISVLGFNLLGDGLRDAIDPTLRY, encoded by the coding sequence ATGGAAAGAAAAAGTGAATATTATTTTATTTGGAAATATTTAAGAAAAAATAAAACCGCAATGATCGGTCTTTTTATAATAATTCTTCTTGTGTTAGTTGCTCTCTTTGCAAATTTTATCTCTCCTTTTGATCCATATACTCAATCTCTTAAAGATAGATTCAAACCTGGTTTTTGGAAAGGTAATACAATAAATTTCCTTGGAACAGATGATTTTGGAAGAGATCTTTTATCAAGAGTGATTTTTGGATCAAGGATTTCTTTAACTGTTGGGTTCATTGCAGTAGTTATAGGAGTTTTAATAGGATCTTTTTTTGGTGTAATTTCTGGTTATTTTGGTGGAATCATTGATAGCATAATAATGAGAGGTGTTGATGTAATGTTTTCTCTTCCAAGTATCCTTCTTGCAATTGTTATTATGGCAATTTTAGGTACTGGTTTAGATAAAGCAATGATTGCAATTGGAATTACTTATGCTCCTCAAATTGCAAGGATAGTAAGATCACAAACAATTGTTGTTAAAAATATGGAGTTTGTCGAAGCAGCAATTTCAATTGGTGAACCACATTTAATGATTATTTTTAGACATATTGTAAGAAATGTTTTATCCCCAATTATTGTTTATGGAACTCTTTCAATTGGTAGTGCAATTTTAGATGCTGCTGCTTTAGGTTTTTTAGGACTTGGTGCTCAACCTCCGACACCCGAATGGGGGGCAATTCTTTCAAGAAGTTATCAATATATTGTTGCTGGTGCTTGGTGGGTTGCAACTTTTCCTGGTTTAATGATACTTATTTCTGTTCTTGGGTTTAATCTGCTTGGAGATGGTTTAAGGGATGCTATTGATCCAACATTAAGATATTAA
- a CDS encoding MBL fold metallo-hydrolase has product MKIKFLGHSCFLIEIGGLKVMTDPYDKSVPYDFPDGEEVDVVTISHDHFDHSAFNRVKIKREVLKDPTNKEIQGVKFKSKTFFHDEEMGRKRGKNALFLIEGEGIKILHCGDLGHIPNEKDLEEFKNIDILLLPVGGYYTIDSKKGDELIKILNPKIVIPMHYKTKNLDFPIAKVDDFLKNKENVHKLNSLEFELDKSNIEKYKGIVVFPF; this is encoded by the coding sequence ATGAAAATAAAATTTTTGGGACATTCATGTTTTTTGATTGAAATAGGTGGTTTAAAGGTTATGACAGATCCCTATGATAAATCAGTACCCTATGATTTTCCAGATGGAGAAGAAGTAGATGTAGTTACAATATCACATGATCATTTTGACCATTCTGCTTTTAATAGAGTAAAAATAAAAAGAGAAGTTTTAAAAGATCCAACTAATAAGGAAATTCAAGGTGTAAAATTTAAATCAAAAACTTTTTTCCACGATGAAGAAATGGGGAGAAAAAGAGGAAAAAATGCACTCTTTTTAATTGAGGGAGAGGGAATAAAAATTTTACATTGTGGAGATTTAGGCCACATTCCTAATGAGAAAGATTTAGAAGAGTTTAAAAATATTGATATACTTTTGCTTCCAGTTGGGGGATACTATACAATTGATTCAAAAAAAGGAGATGAGTTGATTAAAATTTTAAATCCAAAAATTGTTATACCAATGCATTATAAGACAAAAAATCTTGATTTTCCAATTGCAAAAGTTGATGATTTTTTAAAAAATAAAGAAAATGTACATAAATTAAATTCACTTGAATTTGAACTTGATAAATCTAATATTGAAAAATACAAAGGTATTGTTGTATTTCCATTTTAG
- a CDS encoding saccharopine dehydrogenase NADP-binding domain-containing protein gives MKKISILGGCGTVGRVATKILFSTQNYEITVCDRDKEVFESIFGEISKFLKFKELDANIDESIKDAIRDTDVVLNCIGPYYKYGPKILKEAIELYKNYVDVCDDFDATIEDLKFHQLAEEKKVSCLIGMGSSPGLANIIVKFAEMFLFDEINSIDIYHAHGGEEYEGPAVVKHRIHSMLSPIPVFLDGEYREVKLFEESGKTLEEIVEFPGLGTYPVYAYPHPETITLPKYIKGVKRVTNLGLVLPPQYAELIKNIVRVGIVEEEPIDVMGTLISPLDFSVNYILYKRKELIEKYGPKEPQGCLKITIKGIKSEENIQYDFSIFSKGKGMGEGTGIPAAIGTILMSEGLVKGIGVNPPEAVLNPVDVFKLLFKIMKGEKIPILIEKIKDKKKETVDLDVLLKEYLN, from the coding sequence ATGAAAAAAATTTCTATTTTAGGTGGGTGTGGAACAGTTGGTAGAGTTGCAACAAAAATTCTTTTTTCAACACAAAACTATGAAATTACCGTTTGCGATAGAGATAAAGAAGTGTTTGAATCTATTTTTGGTGAGATATCAAAATTTTTAAAATTTAAAGAATTGGATGCAAATATTGATGAATCAATAAAAGATGCAATTAGAGATACAGATGTAGTTTTAAATTGTATAGGGCCATATTATAAATATGGGCCAAAGATACTTAAAGAGGCAATAGAGTTATACAAAAATTATGTTGATGTGTGCGATGATTTTGATGCCACAATAGAGGATCTTAAATTTCATCAATTGGCAGAAGAAAAGAAGGTTTCATGTTTAATTGGAATGGGTAGTTCACCTGGACTTGCAAACATTATTGTAAAATTTGCAGAAATGTTTCTTTTTGATGAAATAAACTCAATTGATATCTACCATGCACATGGTGGAGAAGAGTATGAAGGTCCTGCAGTTGTAAAACATAGAATTCATTCAATGCTTTCTCCTATTCCAGTTTTTCTTGATGGTGAATATAGAGAGGTTAAACTTTTTGAAGAAAGTGGTAAGACACTTGAAGAAATAGTTGAATTTCCAGGTCTTGGTACATACCCTGTTTATGCTTATCCACATCCTGAAACAATAACTCTTCCAAAATATATAAAAGGAGTAAAAAGAGTAACAAATTTAGGACTTGTTCTTCCCCCTCAATATGCAGAATTAATAAAGAATATAGTTAGAGTAGGGATTGTTGAAGAAGAACCAATTGATGTAATGGGTACTTTAATTTCACCACTTGATTTTTCAGTAAATTATATTCTTTATAAAAGGAAAGAATTAATTGAAAAATATGGTCCAAAAGAACCTCAAGGATGTTTAAAAATCACAATAAAAGGAATAAAGAGTGAAGAAAATATCCAATATGATTTCTCGATTTTTTCAAAAGGAAAAGGAATGGGTGAGGGAACAGGAATTCCAGCAGCAATAGGAACTATTTTAATGAGCGAGGGTTTAGTTAAAGGAATAGGAGTTAATCCTCCTGAAGCGGTTCTTAATCCAGTGGATGTTTTTAAATTACTTTTTAAAATAATGAAAGGTGAAAAAATTCCAATTTTAATTGAAAAAATTAAGGATAAGAAAAAAGAAACTGTTGATTTAGATGTTCTTTTAAAAGAATATTTAAATTAA
- the glmU gene encoding bifunctional UDP-N-acetylglucosamine diphosphorylase/glucosamine-1-phosphate N-acetyltransferase GlmU, whose amino-acid sequence MKKCFVLAAGIGKRMLSEKNKVFHKIFGYSIIYHIIKNLSLLHDLEIYVITNKEVDLYKNELKDFKLNYVIQDIPLGTGDALKRGLEFINNEDFILVLPGDTPLIKMETIIKMFEKFNSENLDILLLTTISQDPTQYGRVIREDGKIAMIKEEKDLLSHEKDIKEINSGVYIFKGEVLKKFLPLLKNENAQKEFYLTDIINFAYKDEKKIDSLSCQFEEIIGINTRKDLMNAFKIMKDRKIEELIENGVTIFDPLTTYISPYVTAEKDTEFYPGVYIEGEVHFGKGCKIGPFVKISAIDEVVIVEDNVVIGPFASIREGTKLMKNSKAKTFVEIKKSTIGENSAVPHLSYIGDATIGKNVNIGAGTITCNYDGKKKHPTIIEDDVFIGSDSILVAKEGGLFIRKGSYTGAGSVITEDVPPNSLALGRARQVNKENYFKREKSESS is encoded by the coding sequence ATGAAAAAGTGTTTTGTTCTTGCCGCAGGGATTGGTAAAAGAATGCTTTCTGAAAAAAATAAAGTTTTTCATAAAATTTTTGGGTATTCAATAATTTATCACATAATTAAAAATTTAAGTTTACTTCACGATTTAGAAATTTATGTTATTACAAATAAAGAAGTTGATTTATATAAAAATGAATTGAAAGATTTTAAATTAAATTATGTCATTCAAGATATTCCTCTTGGAACTGGAGATGCCTTAAAAAGAGGTTTAGAGTTTATCAATAACGAAGATTTTATTCTTGTTCTTCCTGGAGATACACCATTAATTAAAATGGAAACAATTATTAAAATGTTTGAAAAATTTAATTCAGAAAACCTTGATATTTTACTCTTAACGACAATTTCTCAAGATCCAACTCAATATGGTAGAGTGATAAGAGAAGATGGAAAAATTGCAATGATAAAAGAAGAAAAAGACCTTCTTTCTCATGAAAAAGATATAAAAGAGATAAATAGTGGAGTCTATATTTTCAAGGGAGAAGTTCTAAAGAAATTTTTACCTCTATTAAAAAATGAAAATGCTCAAAAAGAATTTTATTTAACAGATATTATAAATTTTGCATATAAAGATGAAAAAAAAATCGATTCCCTTTCATGTCAATTTGAAGAGATTATAGGAATAAACACAAGAAAAGACTTAATGAATGCTTTTAAAATAATGAAAGATAGAAAAATAGAAGAACTAATAGAAAATGGAGTAACAATTTTTGATCCTTTAACAACATATATTTCTCCTTATGTAACTGCAGAAAAAGATACAGAATTTTATCCAGGAGTCTATATTGAAGGTGAAGTTCACTTTGGAAAAGGTTGTAAAATAGGCCCTTTTGTAAAAATTTCTGCAATTGATGAAGTTGTAATAGTTGAAGATAATGTTGTTATTGGTCCGTTTGCAAGCATAAGAGAGGGAACTAAACTTATGAAAAATTCAAAGGCTAAAACTTTTGTTGAAATTAAGAAATCAACAATTGGTGAAAATAGTGCTGTGCCACACCTTTCATATATTGGTGATGCAACAATTGGGAAAAATGTAAACATTGGTGCCGGAACAATAACATGTAATTATGATGGGAAGAAGAAACATCCAACAATAATAGAAGACGACGTTTTTATTGGGTCAGATTCAATATTGGTAGCGAAAGAGGGAGGACTCTTTATAAGAAAAGGAAGTTATACTGGAGCAGGTTCTGTTATTACAGAAGATGTTCCACCAAACTCTCTTGCATTAGGTAGGGCAAGACAAGTTAATAAAGAAAACTATTTTAAGAGAGAAAAGAGTGAAAGTTCATGA
- a CDS encoding ribose-phosphate pyrophosphokinase, which produces MDTEFKIFSGNANIELAKKVCDYLGVKLGDIEVGRFEDGEIKVIINENVRGKNVYVIQPTPPPAENYLELFIILDALKRASCESICAITPYFGYGRQDRKTRGREPISAKLMANLIVSSGATRFVAIDLHAGQIQGFFDIPSDNLSAIPIFAEYFKNKNLEDVVVVSPDVGGVARANQLASRLHAPIVIFAKRREKPDEIARMDLVGDVKDKTAIIIDDGIYTGGTLITATKILLEKGAKKVYAAATHGVFCNNTLEKLNESPLEEIIVTDTLKIKNGEKYKKLKIISVAPLIGEAIRRIQTHSSISELFK; this is translated from the coding sequence ATGGATACTGAATTTAAGATTTTTTCTGGAAATGCAAACATTGAACTTGCTAAAAAAGTTTGTGATTATTTAGGAGTAAAACTTGGTGATATTGAAGTAGGAAGATTTGAAGATGGTGAAATTAAAGTTATTATAAACGAAAATGTAAGAGGGAAAAATGTGTATGTAATTCAACCTACACCTCCACCTGCTGAAAATTATCTTGAACTCTTCATTATTCTTGATGCACTTAAAAGAGCATCTTGTGAAAGTATATGTGCAATAACACCTTATTTTGGTTATGGGAGACAAGATAGAAAAACAAGGGGAAGGGAACCAATAAGTGCAAAACTAATGGCAAATTTAATTGTCTCTTCTGGTGCAACAAGATTTGTTGCTATTGATTTACATGCTGGCCAAATTCAAGGTTTTTTTGATATTCCATCTGATAATCTTTCTGCAATTCCTATTTTTGCAGAATATTTTAAAAATAAAAATTTAGAAGATGTTGTTGTGGTATCTCCAGATGTAGGTGGTGTTGCAAGAGCAAATCAACTTGCGTCACGTCTTCATGCTCCAATTGTAATTTTTGCAAAAAGAAGAGAAAAACCAGATGAAATAGCAAGAATGGATCTCGTTGGTGATGTTAAAGATAAAACAGCAATAATAATAGATGATGGAATATATACTGGTGGAACACTTATTACTGCAACAAAAATATTGCTTGAGAAGGGTGCAAAAAAAGTTTATGCTGCAGCAACCCACGGTGTTTTTTGTAATAACACACTTGAAAAATTAAATGAATCACCTCTTGAAGAAATAATAGTTACTGATACATTAAAGATAAAAAATGGTGAAAAGTATAAGAAACTTAAAATTATTTCTGTTGCTCCTCTTATTGGAGAAGCAATTAGAAGAATTCAAACACATTCATCAATAAGTGAGTTATTTAAATGA
- a CDS encoding YtxH domain-containing protein: MSERKDNFFGGFLLGMVVGAILGILFAPEKGSVTRKILYEKGKEIVDKGKEIFGGKLLQIEEEEEEKES; the protein is encoded by the coding sequence ATGAGTGAAAGAAAAGATAACTTTTTTGGAGGATTTCTATTGGGAATGGTAGTTGGAGCAATACTTGGAATACTTTTTGCCCCAGAAAAAGGCTCTGTGACAAGAAAAATTCTTTATGAAAAAGGAAAAGAGATAGTTGATAAAGGAAAAGAAATTTTTGGTGGCAAACTCCTTCAAATTGAAGAAGAGGAAGAAGAAAAAGAAAGTTGA
- a CDS encoding AI-2E family transporter: protein MNEEKNLVKKVLTILFTILLFSLFIFILYKLKNNFPLILLTIIFSYLFSIITTFLQSKKINLTLSKILSILIVLSIILLILFVIIPPVISQISKILGNFEDISKSFSNYIYEFIERMKSIVENIKILNVDFDKLFSTFQENLSNIIINVIQKFFIFMENTFRVLFNVAFAFLISIFFIFEREKVLDGFKNEIPIKYREKVIDFFNELNFYLKRYIFGQTLMSFIIGSTLAIFCYIIKVPFAGTIGFIAGVAEIIYYVGPIFTFIIGLIISFTVSPLTALWFAIFYIAQQQITANFIYPLFWSKKIVKISPIALFATMILLLSLFGPFSLFFTVPLLIIIKVTYGFFKKTKLYNDIKNI, encoded by the coding sequence TTGAACGAAGAAAAAAATTTAGTTAAAAAAGTTCTTACAATACTTTTTACTATACTTTTATTTTCCCTTTTCATATTTATTTTATATAAACTAAAAAATAATTTTCCCTTAATTTTACTCACAATTATATTTTCATATTTATTTTCTATTATTACAACTTTTTTACAATCAAAAAAAATTAATCTTACTTTATCAAAAATTCTCTCTATCTTAATTGTTTTATCAATTATATTATTAATTTTGTTTGTTATTATTCCTCCAGTTATATCTCAAATATCAAAAATATTGGGAAATTTTGAAGATATTTCAAAATCTTTTTCAAATTATATATATGAATTTATTGAAAGGATGAAATCAATTGTTGAAAACATAAAGATTTTAAATGTTGACTTTGATAAACTTTTTTCAACTTTTCAAGAAAATCTTTCAAATATAATCATAAATGTAATTCAAAAATTTTTTATTTTTATGGAAAACACATTTAGAGTTTTATTTAATGTTGCATTTGCTTTTCTTATCTCCATATTTTTTATTTTTGAAAGAGAAAAGGTTTTAGATGGGTTTAAAAATGAGATACCTATAAAATATAGAGAAAAGGTTATTGATTTTTTTAATGAATTAAATTTTTATTTAAAAAGATACATATTTGGACAAACATTAATGTCTTTTATTATAGGTTCAACTCTTGCTATCTTTTGTTATATTATTAAAGTTCCATTTGCTGGAACAATTGGTTTTATTGCTGGTGTTGCAGAGATAATTTACTATGTTGGACCAATATTTACTTTTATAATAGGATTAATAATTTCTTTTACAGTTTCACCTTTAACTGCTTTATGGTTTGCAATCTTTTACATTGCTCAACAACAAATTACAGCAAATTTTATATATCCATTATTTTGGTCAAAAAAGATCGTTAAAATTTCTCCAATTGCACTTTTTGCAACAATGATACTTCTTTTATCTCTCTTTGGTCCATTTTCACTTTTCTTTACTGTTCCTCTTTTAATTATAATAAAAGTAACTTATGGATTTTTCAAAAAAACAAAATTATATAATGATATTAAAAATATTTAA